In the Podospora bellae-mahoneyi strain CBS 112042 chromosome 4, whole genome shotgun sequence genome, one interval contains:
- a CDS encoding hypothetical protein (EggNog:ENOG503NW10; COG:C), translating to MLNRSACSIITTGFLLQKAPTSSCEHVIDTGDEVNEVQSGAGPGPGSACGVTLLYRGGGRCPFSCYKSWLDSIWDFLRDILRLGFGGKKGWFLWSRQRCQGITFFFFFLGETKRNDTVKMAWEEPRKTGMVYRRLGNSGLHVSALGLGGWLTFGGQVENEGTVACLKQAYDLGINFFDTAESYAGGQSEVVMGQAIKQLGWKRNDIVISTKLNWGGHNGEVLVNNHGLSRKHIVEGLRASLQRLNLEYVDIVYAHRPDRLTPMEEVVRAFNHVIEIKGWAMYWGTSEWSADEIAEACGIAKQLGLIAPIVEQPFYNLLHRKKVEGEFQRLYSRFGLGLTTFSPLKFGLLSGKYNDSPDTPPPGSRFAKGDDKFVNYMRDNYGNKSWQDDIEKVKKLKVIADKVGIPQSELALAWVLKNPNVSSVITGASRPEQIVENVKALKSMALLTPEIMKEIDEVVGSVELDPARQD from the exons ATGCTCAACAGGTCGGCCTGCTCGATAATCACGACTGGCTTCTTGCTCCAGAAAGCCCCAACATCTAGCTGCGAGCACGTCATTGATACGGGGGATGAGGTGAATGAAGTCCAAAGCGGAGCAGGTCCGGGGCCGGGATCGGCCTGTGGGGTTACCTTGCTCTACCGAGGCGGGGGTCGTTGTCCCTTCAGCTGTTACAAGTCTTGGCTAGACTCGATCTGGGACTTTCTCCGAGATATTCTCCgcttggggtttgggggtaAGAAAGGATGGTTTTTGTGGTCACGTCAACGCTGTCAGGGAattactttcttttttttttttttgggagagACGAAGCGAAACGACACAGTCAAGATGGCTTGGGAAGAACCACGGAAGACGGGCATGGTGTATCGCCGTTTGGGCAACTCTGGATTACACGTCTCTGCgcttgggttgggaggatggCTCACGTTTGGGGGGCAGGTTGAGAATG AGGGCACTGTTGCTTGCTTGAAGCAGGCGTATGATTTGGGTATCAACTTTTTTGACACTGCGGAAAG CTACGCCGGAGGCCAATCCGAAGTCGTCATGGGCCAAGCGATCAAGCAGCTCGGCTGGAAGCGCAACGACATCGTCATCAGCACCAAGCTCAACTGGGGCGGCCACAATGGCGAGGTCCTCGTCAATAACCACGGCCTGAGCCGCAAGCACATTGTTGAAGGCCTCCGTGCCTccctccaacgcctcaaCCTCGAATACGTCGACATTGTCTACGCCCATCGCCCGGACCGTCTCACTCCCATGGAGGAGGTCGTTCGTGCTTTCAACCACGTCATCGAGATCAAGGGGTGGGCGATGTACTGGGGGACCAGCGAGTGGAGTGCTGACGAGATCGCCGAAGCATGCGGCATCGCCAAGCAGCTCGGGCTTATCGCGCCGATTGTTGAACAGCCATTCTACAACCTCCTGCACAGAAAGAAGGTCGAGGGCGAGTTCCAGAGGCTGTACAGCAGATTCGGTCTTGGATTGACGACGTTCAGTCCCTTGAAGTTTGGTCTGCTCAGTGGAAAGTACAACGATTCGCCTGATACGCCTCCACCGGGGAGCCGTTTTGCCAAGGGCGACGACAAGTTTGTCAATTACATGAGAGACAACTACGGTAACAAGAGCTGGCAGGATGATATCGAAAAGGTGAAAAAGCTCAAGGTTATCGCCGACAAGGTCGGCATTCCCCAGTCAGAGTTGGCTCTGGCGTGGGTGTTGAAGAATCCCAATGTTTCGTCTGTTATCACTGGCGCGTCAAGGCCGGAGCAGATTGTTGAGAATGTCAAGGCGTTGAAGAGTATGGCTTTGTTGACGCCAGAGATTATGAAGGAGAttgatgaggtggttgggagTGTTGAGTTGGATCCAGCGAGACAGGACTAA
- a CDS encoding hypothetical protein (COG:G; COG:O; EggNog:ENOG503NZH6) → MPTVSFLQLTFQLIVMALASAYAHDARADTDLLSTRQQGSFVRYSGCFGTINWQSSPTSFNLTVAFSRRPDNGIIPCSAACSTSRHFILWDQQCFCAPSITINTTTGYIPQLSEWEATEGDCWRLCRDEPGVTCGGSARAAFYEHSDPPTVQNPGIEPVQGFHWWGCFADFTPDRVLRQFAGASNDMTPTKCAGMCGAEARWVGVEYGRECFCGATIDNSYKTFGRRCGRVCEGDGRWFCGGGGHLTVYERDGARGDGDPVGGYDYLGCYRDRVNGTRTLANGPNSAADMTLEKCAERAESGNWKYFGVEFGRECWTGNSLSSEIITDRCNQPCAGNGGQACGASDKLNLYIQRNRPSRVCSAASNPDVDALACGIRGFPVPSGSRPVTSTETTAARCAAACASATGCSSSVWDKLSGVCRLYDTGVWASIGDNVSTAGSDFKHVIAHDAGCWVCQDTS, encoded by the exons ATGCCTACCGTCTCTTTTTTGCAGCTCACCTTCCAATTGATAGTCATGGCATTGGCTTCAGCCTATGCCCATGATGCTCGAGCAGACACCGATTTGCTCAGCACTCGTCAGCAGGGGAGCTTTGTCCGGTACTCCGGCTG CTTTGGAACCATAAACTGgcaatcctcccccacctcgtTCAACCTCACCGTCGCCTTTTCCAGGCGTCCCGACAATGGGATCATCCCCTGCTCGGCAGCCTGCTCAACATCGCGGCATTTTATTCTGTGGGATCAGCAATGTTT CTGCGCCCCCTCGATaacaatcaacaccaccacgggGTACATCCCCCAGCTATCCGAATGGGAAGCCACCGAAGGCGACTGCTGGCGCCTCTGCCGCGACGAACCAGGCGTCACATGCGGCGGCTCGGCCCGCGCCGCGTTCTACGAGCACAGCGACCCCCCCACTGTTCAAAACCCTGGCATCGAACCCGTCCAGGGTTTCCACTGGTGGGGGTGTTTCGCCGATTTCACACCTGATCGTGTTCTTAGACAGTTTGCTGGTGCGAGTAACGATATGACGCCTACGAAATGTGCGGGGATGTGCGGGGCTGAGgcgaggtgggtgggtgtggagTATGGGAGGGAGTGCTTTTGTGGTGCGACGATTGACAATAGCTACAAGAcgtttgggaggaggtgcgggAGGGTTTGCGAGGGGGACGGGAGGTGGTtttgtggtgggggggggcatTTGACGGTTTATGAGAGGGATGGGGctaggggggatggggatccGGTTGGGGGGTATGATTATCTTGGGTG CTACCGTGATCGGGTTAATGGGACGAGGACTTTGGCCAACGGACCGAATAGCGCTGCGGATATGACGCTGGAGAAATGTGCTGAGAGGGCTGAGAGTGGGAATTGGAAGTATTTTGGGGTCGAGTTTG GACGGGAATGTTGGACTGGTAACTCCCTGTCGTCCGAGATCATCACCGACCGTTGCAACCAGCCCTGTGCTGGGAATGGAGGACAAGCTTGTGGTGCCTCAGACAAGCTGAACCTCTACATTCAACGAAACCGCCCGTCCAGAGTTTGCTCGGCAGCTTCGAATCCGGATGTCGATGCCCTAGCATGTGGAATCCGGGGGTTCCCGGTGCCATCTGGAAGCAGGCCAGTCACCTCGACAGAAACTACAGCTGCGAGATGTGCTGCGGCTTGTGCTAGCGCTACGGGTTGCTCCAGCTCAGTCTGGGACAAGCTTTCTGGAGTGTGCCGACTTTATGACACGGGCGTGTGGGCTAGTATTGGAGACAATGTTTCTACAGCAGGTTCTGACTTCAAGCATGTCATCGCCCATGATGCCGGATGCTGGGTCTGTCAGGATACATCTTAG
- a CDS encoding hypothetical protein (EggNog:ENOG503P106): protein MAPPDYLLWPLEAEVLGKKKKEKPATDILPATYHYHEAAGRRAVGNPAKDIPAFLRRELSLGDLADMMQHLWFAGAKRPAMPLHSHVAIGREITITDRMDLHLLWDNKGKLFIKPVPRFLLDPAFCSTNLQCPDACACHDPPADTCRGIPRRVALGFLYTYACLVSSESDFYIANEKHLLPYREDDKPLEWADWKILARELLRIYERELDVVHPRFLRAELRLSRINIIHRLTSLPLFNPYLRGRHNYGSLLRNNLTWITTATVFIALVLTAMQVGLATERLKENAAFQQASYGFTIFAILGPFCAFGLVVLDALFHLVKDLPSLLRGQRSRTALNRTISGAEPEASV from the exons ATGGCTCCACCAGACTACTTGCTTTGGCCG CTTGAAGCCGAGGTACtcgggaagaagaagaaagagaagccCGCTACGGATATATTACCGGCTACCTACCACTACCACGAGGCCGCCGGAAGGCGCGCGGTCGGTAACCCGGCGAAGGACATACCGGCCTTCTTACGGAGGGAGCTTTCTCTCGGGGACCTAGCTGATATGATGCAGCACCTATGGTTTGCCGGCGCAAAGCGTCCCGCCATGCCGCTGCACTCTCATGTCGCCATAGGTCGGGAGATCACTATCACCGACCGGATGGATCTGCACCTCCTCTGGGACAACAAGGGGAAGCTCTTCATTAAGCCCGTCCCACGCTTTCTCCTCGATCCAGCTTTTTGCAGCACCAACCTACAATGCCCGGATGCCTGCGCCTGCCACGACCCTCCGGCGGATACGTGCCGGGGAATCCCACGGAGAGTCGCCCTCGGCTTCCTTTACACCTACGCCTGTCTTGTATCGTCGGAGAGCGACTTCTATATCGCCAACGAAAAGCACCTCTTGCCTTACAGGGAAGATGACAAGCCACTAGAATGGGCAGACTGGAAGATCCTGGCCAGAGAGCTCCTCCGAATTTATGAGCGCGAGCTAGATGTTGTCCACCCTCGCTTCCTGCGTGCCGAGCTCCGTCTCTCACGTATCAATATCATCCACCGCTTAACCAGCCTCCCACTGTTCAACCCTTACCTCCGCGGTCGGCACAACTACGGTAGCCTCCTCCGCAATAACCTCACCTGGATAACTACTGCCACCGTCTTCATCGCCCTGGTGCTGACCGCGATGCAGGTCGGCCTCGCCACGGAACGGCTTAAGGAAAACGCCGCCTTCCAGCAGGCGTCGTACGGCTTTACCATCTTCGCTATCTTAGGTCCTTTTTGCGCGTTCGGCTTGGTGGTCCTAGACGCGCTATTCCATCTCGTCAAGGACCTGCCGTCGCTTCTCAGAGGACAGCGCAGCCGCACGGCGCTCAACCGCACTATATCTGGTGCTGAGCCGGAGGCTTCCGTCTAG
- a CDS encoding hypothetical protein (COG:U; EggNog:ENOG503P1PW), translated as MIPVNLSQSTSLPGWTTVLCLLVGATAACLWFHFPLTRSTRALSSVKPTSDSTRSARPGISLRQVNPDKNEANTDIDIIAIHGLDTKSPDTWVWVDPNDPNNTVNWLADRRMLPSRVGAARIFTCDWPADLRQQSSVPTTLHESAQSLRDSIQHLKVNTTRPILFIASCLGGIILIKALEIDHQHTKDNADSPSLTRATRGVVFLATPFRGTAFKNMPSLLLKALAALQDQTVTALIDYTLGATPDLDELTKGFITLTKNHNYQVVVFWEARNTVLLRKFHLAWIVSTWILLAWLVALTSAWLLDLFSPWLLVFFLLWLPVFLSCQPQLLVDKSSATLSDFKTQRLDRPHVMMNKFAHSNCTNECKKDCTESDDFGHVSRKIEVMLKTIREESPLEQADGWIRKRHYTQEKLKIERLSGDTLSMDRCYINLAIIGEPRENSEKASETDAAPHKSPFTLTARLKVETPEKNIQVELSSLFDPRKDSEGQTTNPRRILIHGRAGVGKTTLCKKMVNEFIRRSGEFRKWNELFDRILWVPLRKLKGWSSPPYNLEGLFCYEYFDQHLNCSILAKELFRTVDSNGQKTLFILDGLDEISQLLDDNHPKFSFLKHLLNQPSVIITSRPHVSLPRGVHSPDLKLETVGFYPAQVVEYLRATFIDAKTVEDIQSYLQRHQLVQGLVRIPVQLDALCYTWHSFEDKTMPGTMTAMYKAIEENLWKKDIVRLEKRTQRQVRVVRRSEISNSAEDEVQLLEILAFTGMQSDVIDFEPRHRDAISEQYNPTGTNFVLDETLGHLSFLRTSDPSSKDRDRNYHFIHLTFQEYFAARYFIRQWKAKQQLNCLQLSGGNRNYIEPATFLQEHKYDPRYDIFWRFVAGLLDADGEALGFFQTIEEEPRDLLGPTHQRLVMHCLSEVERKESNFTGLRARLENQLAQWLLFECDFMGSSMLACEMECPEQVLVSTLKQTSEGTRSIFLDSLSRRTAVPSSVINVASPWLNDCASKRLCIAVLGLLRHQHNGLPETILQGIAAQLKDQEGHVRRAAINALQGQVDLPEEMLQGIAARLKDQDADVRRAAIEALQGRADLPEEILQGIAARLKDQDAHVRQAAIEALQGRADLPEEILQGIAARLEDQDGLVRGSAIEALQGRADLPEEMLQGITARLKDQDWYVRLAAIEALQGRADLLEEMLQGIAARLKDQDWNVRLAAIEALQGRADLPEEILQGIASRLEDQERLLRLAAIEALQGRADLPKEILQGTAARLEHQDADVRLAAIEALQGRADLPEEILQSIAARLEDQERLVRLAAIKALQGRADLPEEILQGTAARLEDQERLLRLAAIRALQGRADLPEEMLQGIAARLEDQDADVRQAAIEALINQAELSLNVLSPYVKSFCKALLQKSFEKHLYWHASDRGFIGVNLTRISLRGSQHEGKEAVKLLLQNGATTVAMETDNRY; from the exons ATGATTCCCGTCAACCTCAGCCAGAGCACCTCTCTGCCCGGATGGACAACTGTCCTTTGTCTCCTGGTCGGCGCAACTGCCGCTTGTCTTTGGTTCCATTTCCCGCTTACGCGTTCCACGCGGGCATTGTCTTCGGTGAAGCCCACTTCAGATTCCACACGGTCCGCTCGGCCAGGCATTAGCCTCCGTCAAGTCAACCCTGACAAGAACGAGGCAAACACCGACATCGACATCATTGCCATTCATGGCCTTGACACAAAGTCGCCGGACACGTGGGTATGGGTAGACCCCAACGACCCCAACAATACCGTTAACTGGCTGGCCGACCGGCGAATGCTCCCCAGCCGAGTGGGAGCAGCTCGCATCTTCACATGCGACTGGCCTGCCGACCTACGTCAGCAGTCGTCAGTTCCCACGACGCTCCACGAGTCTGCCCAGTCTTTGCGTGACAGCATACAGCACCTAAAGGTGAATACGACAAGGCCCATTCTCTTCATCGCATCGTGTCTTGGTGGTATTATCTTGATAAAGGCTCTCGAGATTGATCATCAGCACACTAAGGACAACGCCGATTCGCCTTCTCTTACAAGGGCAACACGAGGCGTCGTCTTTTTGGCTACACCTTTCCGAGGCACTGCGTTCAAAAACATGCCTAGCCTCCTATTGAAAGCCCTGGCCGCCCTGCAAGACCAAACAGTGACTGCACTGATTGATTACACACTGGGCGCGACCCCCGACCTCGACGAACTTACGAAAGGGTTTATAACGCTAACGAAGAACCACAACTACCAAGTAGTCGTGTTCTGGGAAGCGAGGAATACCGTTCTTCTCCGGAAGTTTCATCTGGCTTGGATTGTGTCGACATGGATCTTACTGGCGTGGCTAGTAGCTCTGACATCAGCTTGGCTGCTTGATTTGTTTTCACCTTGGCTACTCgtctttttcctcctttgGTTACCTGTGTTCTTGTCTTGCCAACCACAGCTG CTGGTCGATAAGTCCTCGGCAACCCTATCGGATTTTAAGACGCAGCGGCTTGATCGACCCCACGTCATGATGAACAAATTCGCCCACAGCAACTGCACAAATGAGTGCAAGAAGGACTGCACGGAGAGTGATGATTTCGGCCATGTGTCCCGCAAGATCGAGGTAATGCTCAAGACCATTCGTGAAGAAAGTCCACTCGAGCAAGCAGACGGTTGGATTCGCAAAAGACACTATACCCAGGAGAAACTGAAGATTGAGCGACTGTCGGGCGATACGTTGTCCATGGATCGCTGCTACATCAATCTCGCCATTATCGGGGAGCCTAGAGAAAACTCAGAGAAAGCATCGGAAACGGACGCAGCACCTCACAAATCCCCGTTCACACTCACCGCTCGGCTGAAGGTTGAGACGCCGGAAAAGAATATTCAAGTGGAATTGTCGTCTCTCTTCGATCCGCGCAAAGACTCCGAAGGCCAGACGACAAACCCAAGAAGAATCTTAATCCATGGACGCGCCGGGGTCGGGAAGACTACCCTGTGTAAGAAGATGGTCAATGAATTTATCCGTCGTTCTGGAGAGTTTCGAAAGTGGAACGAGTTGTTCGACCGCATACTTTGGGTGCCTCTACGGAAGCTCAAAGGATGGTCATCTCCGCCATATAACCTCGAGGGATTGTTTTGTTATGAGTATTTTGACCAACACCTAAACTGTAGCATTCTTGCTAAGGAACTTTTCCGTACAGTTGACAGTAATGGCCAAAAGACTCTGTTTATCCTTGACGGTCTTGACGAGATATCTCAACTCTTGGACGATAATCACCCGAAATTCTCTTTTCTTAAACACCTGTTAAACCAACCTAGCGTTATTATTACATCCCGACCGCACGTCTCGCTCCCTAGAGGAGTCCATTCTCCAGACCTTAAGCTGGAAACCGTTGGATTCTACCCGGCTCAAGTGGTCGAGTACCTTCGAGCGACATTTATTGATGCGAAAACGGTCGAAGATATTCAATCGTACCTCCAAAGGCATCAGCTAGTCCAGGGTCTTGTACGAATCCCTGTTCAGCTGGATGCTCTCTGTTATACTTGGCATAGTTTCGAGGATAAAACTATGCCGGGGACTATGACCGCGATGTACAAAGCCATCGAGGAAAATCTCTGGAAGAAGGATATTGTGAGACTGGAGAAACGAACGCAGCGTCAAGTACGCGTCGTTCGCCGGTCCGAGATCAGTAACTCTGCCGAAGATGAGGTTCAACTTCTTGAGATTCTCGCATTTACTGGCATGCAAAGCGATGTTATCGACTTTGAGCCAAGACATCGCGACGCTATTTCCGAGCAGTACAATCCCACTGGGACGAACTTCGTCCTTGATGAGACGCTCGGACACCTTTCTTTTCTACGAACCTCAGACCCTTCATCAAAGGACCGCGATCGAAATTACCACTTCATACACCTTACCTTTCAAGAGTATTTTGCAGCACGGTATTTCATTCGACAGTGGAAAGCTAAACAACAACTCAATTGTCTGCAACTCAGCGGTGGGAATCGTAATTATATCGAACCTGCCACTTTCCTTCAGGAGCATAAATACGATCCTCGCTACGATATCTTCTGGCGCTTTGTCGCCGGCTTACTTGATGCTGACGGAGAGGCACTTGGCTTCTTCCAGacgattgaggaggagccacGCGACCTCCTGGGTCCTACGCATCAGCGCCTAGTCATGCACTGCCTAAGCGAAGTCGAGCGGAAGGAGTCGAATTTCACGGGACTTCGAGCGAGGCTAGAAAACCAACTGGCACAGTGGCTGCTGTTTGAATGCGACTTTATGGGGAGTTCCATGTTAGCCTGCGAAATGGAGTGTCCAGAGCAGGTTCTGGTCAGTACATTAAAGCAAACATCTGAAGGTACAAGATCGATTTTTCTGGACTCGCTATCCAGACGAACAGCAGTGCCATCCAGTGTCATAAATGTCGCATCTCCCTGGCTGAACGACTGCGCTTCTAAACGCCTATGTATTGCTGTCTTGGGTCTCCTAAGGCATCAGCATAATGGCTTACCGGAGACGATCCTACAAGGCATCGCAGCACAACTCAAGGATCAGGAAGGGCACGTGCGGCGGGCAGCAATCAACGCGCTTCAAGGGCAAGTCGACCtcccggaggagatgctgcAGGGCATCGCAGCAAGGCTCAAGGATCAGGACGCGGACGTACGGCGggcagcaatcgaggcgcTTCAAGGGCGAGCCGACCTCCCGGAG GAGATACTGCAGGGCATCGCAGCACGGCTCAAGGATCAGGACGCGCACGTACGGCAggcagcaatcgaggcgcTTCAAGGGCGAGCCGACCTTCCCGAGGAGATACTGCAGGGCATCGCAGCAAGGCTCGAGGATCAGGACGGGCTCGTACGGGGGTCAGCAATCGAGGCGCTTCAAGGGCGAGCCGACCtcccggaggagatgctgcAGGGCATCACAGCACGACTCAAGGATCAGGACTGGTACGTACGGTtggcagcaatcgaggcgcTCCAAGGGCGAGCCGATCTCCTGGAGGAGATGCTGCAGGGCATCGCAGCACGACTCAAGGATCAGGACTGGAACGTACGGTtggcagcaatcgaggcgcTTCAAGGGCGAGCCGACCTTCCCGAGGAGATACTGCAGGGCATCGCATCAAGGCTCGAGGATCAGGAGAGGCTCCTACGGTtggcagcaatcgaggcgcTCCAAGGGCGAGCCGACCTTCCCAAGGAGATACTGCAGGGCACCGCAGCAAGGCTCGAGCATCAGGACGCGGACGTACGGTtggcagcaatcgaggcCCTTCAAGGGCGAGCCGACCTTCCCGAGGAGATACTGCAGAGCATCGCAGCAAGGCTCGAGGATCAGGAGAGGCTCGTACGGTTGGCAGCAATCAAGGCCCTTCAAGGGCGAGCCGACCTTCCCGAGGAGATACTGCAGGGCACCGCAGCAAGGCTCGAGGATCAGGAGAGGCTCCTACGGTTGGCAGCAATCCGGGCGCTTCAAGGGCGAGCCGACCtcccggaggagatgctgcAGGGCATCGCAGCAAGGCTCGAGGATCAGGACGCGGACGTACGGCAggcagcaatcgaggcgcTTATAAATCAAGCAGAGTTATCGTTAAACGTCCTCAGCCCATATGTCAAATCCTTTTGCAAGGCTTTACTACAGAAGAGCTTCGAGAAGCATCTATACTGGCACGCTTCGGACCGTGGTTTTATAGGGGTTAATCTTACACGTATTTCTTTACGTGGTAGTCAACATGAAGGGAAGGAAGCGGTGAAGCTACTGTTACAGAATGGCGCCACCACTGTAGCGATGGAGACAGACAACCGCTACTAA